A section of the Leishmania panamensis strain MHOM/PA/94/PSC-1 chromosome 3 sequence genome encodes:
- a CDS encoding 26S protease regulatory subunit, putative (TriTrypDB/GeneDB-style sysID: LpmP.03.0490): MQSNTVLDPEREALRSEAIKKTVERNVTQARLKKVNDDVKQQQRELDKVEDQVNALLSIGHYVGEVLKRVDEERFIVKSISGARHLVGYRKSIKPEKLKFGARVALEITTFTIVKVLPREVDPQVYSMQYMSSDKDVSFQDIGGLQPQMRQMREVIELPLTNPELFTRVGIAAPKGVLLYGPPGTGKTLLAKAIAANVDAAFLKIVASSIVDKYIGESARVIREMFAYAREHEPCIIFIDEVDAIGSKRIEGSSSDREIQRTLMELLNQMDGFDTLGKVKVIMATNRPDTLDAALMRPGRLDRKIEIPLPNEAGRLDILRIHSAKIAKQGDIDFESVVKLSEGFNGADLRNVCTEAGMFAIRAGRDYVENNDFNKAVRKVADMKRLEGTAHQYSDQ; encoded by the coding sequence ATGCAGAGCAACACCGTCTTGGACCCAgagcgcgaggcgctgcgcagcgaaGCCATCAAGAAGACGGTGGAGCGCAACGTCACGCAGGCTCGCTTGAAGAAGGTAAACGATGAcgtcaagcagcagcagcgggagctgGACAAGGTGGAGGATCAGGTCAACGCACTCCTCAGCATTGGCCACTACGTGGGTGAGGTTCTCAAGCGCGTTGATGAGGAGCGCTTCATCGTGAAGAGCATCAGCGGCGCGCGTCACCTGGTTGGCTACCGCAAGAGCATCAAGCCGGAGAAGCTCAAGTTTGGTGCTCGTGTCGCGCTGGAGATTACGACCTTCACGATCgtgaaggtgctgccgcgcGAGGTGGACCCGCAGGTGTACAGCATGCAGTACATGTCCAGCGACAAGGATGTGTCCTTCCAGGACATTGGTGGACTGCAGCCACAGATGCGGCAGATGCGGGAGGTGATTGAGCTGCCCCTGACGAACCCAGAGCTGTTCACGCGCGTTGGCATTGCCGCGCCGAAGGGTGTGCTGCTCTATGGCCCGCCAGGCACCGGcaagacgctgctggcgaagGCCATCGCCGCCAATGTGGATGCCGCGTTCCTCAAGAtcgtcgcctcctccatcgtTGATAAGTACATTGGTGAGTCGGCGCGTGTCATTCGTGAAATGTTCGCCTACGCGCGTGAGCACGAGCCGTGCATTATCTTCATTGATGAGGTGGACGCCATCGGTAGCAAGCGTATCGAGGGCTCGTCCTCGGATCGCGAAATCCAGCGTACGCTGATGGAGCTACTCAACCAGATGGACGGCTTTGACACGCTGGGCAAGGTGAAGGTCATCATGGCAACGAACCGGCCCGACACGCTCGATGCGGCCCTGATGCGGCCCGGACGCCTCGACCGCAAGATCGAGATCCCGTTGCCGAACGAGGCCGGGCGGCTCGACATCCTCCGAATCCACTCGGCAAAGATCGCAAAGCAGGGCGACATCGACTTTGAGAGCGTCGTGAAGTTATCGGAGGGCTTCAACGGGGCTGATCTGCGGAACGTCTGCACGGAGGCCGGTATGTTTGCCATTCGCGCCGGCCGCGACTACGTCGAGAACAACGACTTCAACAAGGCTGTCCGCAAGGTGGCGGACATGAAGCGGCTGGAGGGCACGGCGCACCAGTACTCAGATCAGTAG